The following proteins are encoded in a genomic region of Alnus glutinosa chromosome 8, dhAlnGlut1.1, whole genome shotgun sequence:
- the LOC133875985 gene encoding stemmadenine O-acetyltransferase-like: MAMMNVEIISKEIIKPSSPTPHDLRKTKRSFLDQLAPTSYIPIILFYQPKNGHNVDHQVQTSSRLKKSLQQTLNRFYPFAGSIKEENSIDCNDEGVEYYEARVACKLSQVLQHFNVELLNQFLPFEPYESHEILLGVQYNIFDCGGVAIGVCVSHRIADGASATTFLGAWSATSRGDHVLEAVCPKFDAASYFPPKDIFWGVGDMGVTKENIVTRRLVFDKSSIAALKEKASSVKLPTRVEAVSAFIWKSLMAISKSKSAPAGVHAAVHAVNIRQRMVPPMPIHSFGNLWYFAIAILSPHDELDRDSNYGFLASKLSNALKEIDGDYVKTLQTDAIPESLTKSVELFSEGDLELYKFTSWCRFPLYEADFGSGKPTWVCSPSMPFKNLVVLMSSRDGHGIEAIVNILEEDAVEFDSNEELLPFVSWACN; the protein is encoded by the coding sequence ATGGCGATGATGAATGTTGAAATAATCTCCAAGGAAATTATTAAACCATCATCTCCAACACCCCATGACCTTAGAAAGACCAAACGTTCCTTCCTAGACCAACTTGCACCCACCTCTTACATTCCTATCATCCTTTTTTATCAACCCAAGAATGGCCATAATGTTGATCATCAAGTCCAAACATCTTCTCGGCTTAAAAAGTCCCTCCAACAAACCCTCAACCGCTTCTACCCTTTTGCTGGAAGCATCAAAGAAGAAAACTCCATCGACTGCAACGATGAGGGGGTCGAGTATTACGAAGCTCGAGTTGCCTGTAAGTTATCACAAGTTCTCCAACACTTCAACGTGGAACTCTTGAACCAGTTTCTGCCATTTGAACCCTATGAAAGCCATGAAATTCTCTTAGGTGTCCAATATAATATCTTTGACTGTGGTGGAGTAGCCATTGGTGTGTGTGTTTCACACAGGATCGCAGATGGAGCTTCAGCCACTACATTTCTTGGCGCCTGGAGTGCTACATCTCGTGGAGATCATGTACTTGAAGCTGTCTGTCCAAAATTTGATGCGGCCTCGTACTTCCCACCGAAAGATATATTTTGGGGCGTGGGAGACATGGGGGTCACAAAGGAAAACATCGTAACAAGAAGATTGGTGTTCGACAAATCAAGCATAGCAGCTTTGAAAGAAAAGGCTTCCTCAGTGAAGCTCCCAACGCGTGTGGAGGCAGTTTCAGCGTTCATATGGAAAAGTCTAATGGCGATATCCAAATCAAAATCAGCACCAGCAGGAGTGCATGCAGCAGTTCATGCTGTGAACATACGGCAGAGGATGGTCCCACCCATGCCAATTCATTCCTTTGGGAATCTTTGGTACTTTGCTATAGCAATATTATCACCACATGATGAGCTTGATCGTGATAGTAATTATGGTTTTTTGGCGAGCAAGCTAAGCAATGCATTAAAAGAAATCGACGGTGATTACGTGAAGACACTACAGACCGATGCGATTCCGGAGTCGCTCACAAAGTCAGTGGAGCTGTTCTCAGAGGGTGACTTAGAGTTGTATAAGTTTACAAGTTGGTGCAGGTTTCCTCTTTATGAAGCTGATTTTGGTTCGGGGAAGCCTACCTGGGTCTGCAGTCCCAGTATGCCTTTCAAGAATCTTGTGGTGTTGATGAGTTCAAGAGACGGACATGGAATTGAGGCAATTGTTAACATATTAGAGGAAGACGCTGTCGAATTTGATAGTAATGAAGAACTCCTTCCATTTGTTTCTTGGGCATGCAATTAA